A genomic stretch from Nocardia wallacei includes:
- a CDS encoding crotonase/enoyl-CoA hydratase family protein — protein MSELANAASTPPVLVERTGDVVLWTLNNPAARNPISEAETVDALEAAIAAVNADPSVRVAILTGAGTAFSSGGNVKHMRDRIGMFGGSPAELRQGYRHGIQRIPKALYHCEIPTIAAVNGPAIGAGCDLALMCDMRIAARTATFAESFAKVGIIPGDGGAWLLPRAVGMARASEMAFTGEAIDAATALDWGLVSAVVEPDDLLDSARHLAARVAANPPQVLRMTKKLLREGQWQSLDSLLELSAALQAIAHQTDDHHEAVTALLERRPPHFTGH, from the coding sequence GTGAGCGAGCTTGCCAATGCCGCGTCGACGCCGCCCGTGCTGGTCGAACGCACCGGCGACGTCGTGCTGTGGACCCTCAACAACCCGGCGGCCCGCAACCCGATCTCCGAGGCCGAGACCGTCGACGCGCTGGAGGCGGCGATCGCCGCGGTCAACGCCGATCCCTCGGTGCGAGTGGCGATCCTGACCGGCGCGGGCACGGCGTTCTCCTCCGGCGGCAACGTCAAGCACATGCGCGACCGGATCGGGATGTTCGGCGGCTCCCCCGCCGAACTGCGGCAGGGCTACCGGCACGGTATCCAGCGCATCCCGAAGGCGTTGTACCACTGCGAGATTCCGACCATCGCCGCGGTGAACGGCCCGGCGATCGGGGCCGGCTGCGATCTGGCCCTGATGTGCGACATGCGAATCGCCGCGCGCACGGCGACCTTCGCGGAGAGCTTCGCCAAGGTCGGCATCATCCCCGGCGACGGTGGCGCCTGGCTGCTCCCCCGTGCCGTCGGCATGGCCCGCGCCAGCGAGATGGCGTTCACCGGCGAGGCGATCGACGCGGCCACCGCCCTGGACTGGGGCCTGGTCTCGGCGGTCGTCGAACCGGACGATCTCCTCGACAGCGCCCGCCACCTGGCCGCCCGCGTCGCCGCCAACCCACCCCAGGTCCTGCGCATGACCAAGAAGCTACTCCGCGAAGGCCAATGGCAAAGCCTGGACAGCCTCCTCGAACTCTCCGCCGCCCTCCAAGCCATAGCCCATCAGACCGACGACCACCACGAGGCCGTAACCGCCCTACTGGAACGCCGCCCACCCCACTTCACCGGCCACTGA
- a CDS encoding metallophosphoesterase has protein sequence MKYIPRVALLLGIPALLFLVPWWLLVHSTVDGPLYWLGSAVFLLGFVFLPTGMLLGHGPRQSDAAVVVGDTLLGVAWVLFTWSVIGAVVRAGLAVAGVEDPARSRGVAVGVIAVCAALIGWGVVEARRVPRVRTVEVTIPRLGRGLDGLRLVVVTDTHFAALDRLRWSHRVVEVVNAQRPDIACHAGDLADGSVQRRRAQVEPLGKVDAELGRFYITGNHEYFGDAPGWLEYMTGIGWQPLRNSHEVVERDGDRLVIAGIDDPTGIALDGHGPDLPAALAGADPEVPVVLLAHQPKQIVDAVKAGVALQISGHTHGGQIWPFRYLVRLDQPVVAGLSRHGEHTQLYTSRGTGFWGPPLRVFAPSEITVLVLRAPATAA, from the coding sequence GTGAAGTACATCCCGCGCGTGGCCCTGTTGCTGGGGATTCCCGCTCTGCTCTTCCTGGTCCCGTGGTGGCTGCTGGTCCACAGCACCGTGGACGGGCCGCTGTACTGGCTCGGCTCGGCGGTGTTCCTGCTCGGCTTCGTATTCCTGCCCACGGGAATGCTGCTCGGGCACGGGCCCCGGCAATCCGACGCGGCGGTCGTCGTGGGCGACACCCTGCTGGGGGTCGCCTGGGTGCTGTTCACCTGGTCGGTGATCGGCGCGGTGGTGCGGGCGGGTCTGGCCGTCGCGGGGGTGGAAGATCCGGCGCGCTCACGTGGTGTCGCGGTGGGTGTGATCGCGGTCTGTGCGGCGCTGATCGGCTGGGGGGTGGTGGAAGCGCGCCGGGTGCCGCGGGTGCGGACCGTGGAGGTGACCATTCCGCGGCTGGGCCGCGGGCTGGACGGCCTGCGGCTGGTGGTCGTCACCGACACGCACTTCGCCGCGCTGGACCGGCTGCGCTGGTCGCACCGCGTGGTCGAGGTCGTCAACGCGCAACGTCCCGATATCGCCTGTCACGCGGGCGATCTCGCCGACGGCTCGGTGCAGCGGCGGCGCGCGCAGGTGGAGCCGCTCGGCAAGGTCGATGCCGAGCTGGGCCGGTTCTACATCACCGGCAACCACGAGTACTTCGGCGACGCGCCCGGCTGGCTCGAGTACATGACCGGAATCGGCTGGCAGCCGCTGCGCAACAGCCACGAGGTCGTGGAGCGCGACGGGGATCGGCTGGTGATCGCGGGCATCGACGACCCGACGGGCATCGCGCTCGACGGGCACGGCCCGGACCTGCCCGCGGCGCTCGCGGGCGCCGATCCCGAGGTGCCGGTGGTACTACTGGCCCACCAGCCGAAGCAGATCGTGGACGCGGTGAAAGCCGGTGTGGCGCTGCAGATTTCGGGACATACGCACGGCGGGCAGATCTGGCCGTTCCGCTACCTGGTGCGTCTGGACCAGCCGGTGGTCGCGGGCCTGAGCCGCCACGGCGAGCACACCCAGCTCTACACCAGCCGCGGCACCGGGTTCTGGGGTCCGCCGCTGCGCGTGTTCGCACCGAGCGAGATCACGGTGCTGGTGCTGCGCGCGCCCGCTACTGCGGCGTGA
- a CDS encoding DUF7373 family lipoprotein — translation MRRTTGLLAAGLLVASLVTAGCGSDGGGGDAVAAEPVVDIGQLDLGPYSGEPHDMGLPKNDEAARMIEAERFGNLLPLPSDVDPAFVHPAPMAALVFVDPKYSLLSDIIKIDTSRFHEDAPDFVSGFASYARNDPYNQGMELANTVMLFPDSQKAADAAAALERTDFGYNNRNQPVTLPKYPGVHAHWDPTVQSIGSWYATGPFVVYTWIYDQAKAWLEKVDLPALTTLLQKSLDTVVPAISKFTPTPRDKLMSQPIDRDDMLRRTLIRPKEDALGAWLNPPGVYDAHAALHFSSDPAESKQLFEENGVDRFADYGTQLFRARDAAAAQKVRDELGDPTRNFRRAAAPKNLPAAKCREYHGKEKMAVRYYCSVAQGRYAAFTWAAQLLDAQQRISAQYVMLVKAG, via the coding sequence ATGCGGAGGACCACGGGACTCCTGGCGGCCGGACTGCTGGTTGCCTCATTGGTGACAGCCGGCTGCGGCTCGGACGGGGGTGGCGGCGACGCGGTCGCGGCCGAACCCGTCGTGGACATCGGACAGCTCGATCTGGGGCCCTACAGCGGGGAACCGCACGACATGGGCCTGCCGAAGAACGACGAAGCGGCCCGCATGATCGAGGCCGAGCGGTTCGGGAACCTGCTCCCGCTGCCCTCCGACGTCGACCCGGCCTTCGTGCATCCCGCGCCGATGGCCGCGCTGGTGTTCGTCGATCCCAAGTATTCGCTGCTCAGCGACATCATCAAGATCGACACCAGCAGGTTTCACGAGGACGCCCCCGATTTCGTCAGCGGATTCGCCAGCTACGCCCGCAACGACCCGTACAACCAGGGCATGGAGCTGGCCAACACGGTCATGCTGTTCCCCGATTCGCAGAAGGCCGCCGACGCCGCGGCGGCGCTGGAGCGCACCGACTTCGGATACAACAACCGGAACCAGCCGGTGACCCTGCCGAAGTATCCGGGCGTGCACGCGCACTGGGACCCCACCGTCCAGTCGATCGGATCCTGGTATGCCACCGGGCCTTTCGTGGTCTACACCTGGATCTACGATCAGGCCAAGGCCTGGCTGGAGAAGGTGGACCTGCCCGCGCTGACGACCCTGTTGCAGAAGAGCCTCGACACCGTCGTCCCCGCGATCTCCAAGTTCACCCCGACCCCGCGCGACAAACTCATGTCGCAGCCCATCGATCGCGACGACATGCTGCGCCGCACGCTGATCCGGCCCAAGGAGGACGCGCTCGGGGCCTGGCTGAATCCGCCCGGCGTCTACGACGCCCACGCCGCGCTGCATTTCAGCTCCGACCCGGCGGAGTCCAAGCAGCTCTTCGAGGAGAACGGGGTGGACCGGTTCGCCGACTACGGCACACAGCTGTTCCGGGCCCGCGACGCCGCCGCCGCGCAGAAGGTCCGCGACGAACTCGGCGATCCCACGCGCAACTTCCGCAGGGCGGCCGCCCCGAAGAATCTGCCCGCCGCCAAATGCCGGGAGTACCACGGCAAAGAGAAGATGGCGGTCCGCTACTACTGCTCGGTCGCCCAGGGGCGCTACGCCGCATTCACCTGGGCCGCCCAGCTGCTCGACGCCCAGCAGCGGATCTCCGCTCAATACGTGATGTTGGTGAAGGCCGGATGA
- a CDS encoding DUF7373 family lipoprotein, translated as MGRRKTAPIVAAVVALAALLAGCGAQGTPVAAELDVRTLDVGPYAVDRHDYGRHSAGDGALLEGMRMSQAVVPTIRIDPSLTIGAGGRVVPDSTNATNHLLAGVSKPVLDRRGMVVGYVAGGADRAQAPAPDATAITDLVLRFPDAQTAALAARELEDADFGVAPEVNRKLTLPKYPDAFIHYRPGVSNIGTFMAYREFVISLFIERPHPEEPDLLAWVQKTLDAQVPALDRFRPTPQTELDDLPLDPDRLLARAVVRDRDQKADPDRFAVFGAPAFVHTAADESARQRLVDDTGLDAVAVAETSSVLRVRDPDAGARLITGLITGSGAQYDPLPAVSTVPGAKCLELNSRGDRQREAAYRCYIPYRRYVQVVVADTEADVKYRTAAAYALLANNY; from the coding sequence ATGGGCCGCAGGAAAACTGCACCGATCGTCGCCGCGGTCGTCGCGCTGGCGGCGCTGCTGGCCGGGTGCGGCGCGCAGGGCACGCCCGTCGCGGCCGAACTCGATGTCCGCACCCTCGATGTCGGCCCGTACGCCGTCGACCGGCACGACTACGGCCGGCACTCCGCCGGGGACGGCGCGCTGCTGGAGGGCATGCGGATGTCGCAGGCCGTCGTCCCGACCATTCGCATCGATCCGTCCTTGACGATCGGCGCGGGCGGCCGGGTGGTGCCCGACAGCACCAACGCCACCAACCACCTGCTCGCCGGTGTCTCCAAGCCGGTACTGGACCGGCGCGGCATGGTGGTCGGGTACGTGGCCGGTGGCGCCGACCGGGCTCAGGCGCCCGCCCCGGACGCGACCGCCATCACCGATCTGGTGCTGCGTTTCCCGGACGCGCAGACCGCCGCCCTGGCCGCGCGGGAACTCGAGGACGCCGACTTCGGTGTCGCGCCCGAGGTGAACCGCAAACTCACGCTGCCGAAGTACCCGGATGCCTTCATCCACTACCGGCCCGGCGTCTCCAACATCGGAACCTTCATGGCCTACCGGGAATTCGTGATCTCGCTGTTCATCGAGCGCCCGCACCCGGAGGAGCCGGACCTGCTCGCCTGGGTCCAGAAGACCCTCGACGCGCAGGTGCCCGCGCTGGACCGGTTCCGGCCGACTCCGCAGACCGAGCTCGACGACCTGCCGCTGGACCCGGACCGGCTGCTGGCCCGCGCGGTGGTCCGCGACCGCGACCAGAAGGCCGACCCCGACCGATTCGCCGTCTTCGGCGCACCGGCCTTCGTGCACACCGCCGCCGACGAGTCCGCCCGGCAGCGCCTGGTCGACGACACCGGCCTGGACGCCGTGGCCGTCGCCGAGACCAGTTCGGTACTGCGCGTACGCGATCCGGACGCGGGCGCCCGCCTGATCACCGGCCTGATCACCGGCTCGGGCGCGCAATACGATCCGCTGCCCGCCGTCTCGACCGTGCCGGGCGCGAAATGCCTGGAACTCAACAGCAGAGGCGACCGGCAGCGCGAGGCCGCCTACCGCTGTTACATCCCGTACCGCCGATACGTCCAGGTCGTCGTGGCCGACACCGAGGCAGACGTCAAGTACCGCACGGCCGCCGCCTACGCGCTGCTGGCGAACAACTACTGA
- a CDS encoding serine/threonine-protein kinase encodes MAMSPGTIVGGYRIERVLGAGGMGTVYLAKHPSLPRMDAIKILGGELSSNGEFRGRFEREANLAAGLDHPNIVSVYNRGEENGQLWIAMQYVEGTDASAELARDPHAMTPLRALRIVTEVGKGLDYAHRRGLLHRDVKPANFLLSRGDEEERVLLTDFGVAKSTDDATELTQTGSFVATIAYAPPEQLQGMAVDHRGDIYSLACAFYKLLTGQNPFPATQPAMVMMGHLYDPPPRATAVNPHLPPAVDHVFARAMAKNPAERFNSCREFTDAAANSLLPGHNPIHTNTSPTYPIQVPDTRAPRTDPRITTSAPHHTDFSTLTPPPNPRKKWLLGAGGAAVAVALAAGIGIWATQSGGGTTPTTSTTATAAAPITSVEQARAANPGFEGKTVTMVDVTSNRDFGIYLGGSSQTKFLEGLGFVYNLGYIGNGDEPSPRPAPANYPRLNAPADSYILTVRSDDKAGGGGLIGLPYEISGSKATVVPIDEPAVVSAIRNWTPNSEKTLLDKLLPVLQNRIK; translated from the coding sequence ATGGCGATGAGTCCCGGCACTATCGTCGGTGGATACCGCATCGAGCGTGTGCTGGGTGCGGGCGGCATGGGCACCGTCTATCTCGCCAAACATCCGAGCCTGCCGCGGATGGACGCCATCAAGATCCTCGGTGGCGAACTGTCGAGTAACGGCGAGTTCCGGGGCCGCTTCGAACGCGAGGCCAATCTCGCTGCGGGACTGGACCATCCGAACATCGTCTCGGTCTACAACCGCGGCGAGGAGAACGGCCAGCTGTGGATCGCGATGCAGTACGTCGAGGGCACCGACGCCTCCGCCGAACTCGCCCGCGACCCGCACGCCATGACGCCGCTGCGCGCCCTGCGCATCGTCACCGAGGTCGGCAAGGGCCTGGACTACGCGCACCGCCGCGGTCTGCTGCACCGGGACGTGAAACCCGCCAACTTCCTGCTCTCCCGCGGCGACGAGGAAGAGCGGGTGCTGCTCACCGATTTCGGTGTCGCCAAATCCACCGACGACGCCACCGAACTCACCCAGACCGGCAGCTTCGTCGCCACCATCGCCTACGCCCCGCCGGAACAACTGCAGGGCATGGCCGTCGACCACCGCGGCGACATCTACAGCCTGGCGTGCGCGTTCTACAAACTGCTGACGGGCCAGAACCCGTTCCCCGCAACACAACCGGCGATGGTCATGATGGGCCACCTCTACGACCCGCCGCCCCGCGCCACCGCCGTCAACCCACACCTCCCCCCGGCCGTCGACCACGTCTTCGCCCGGGCCATGGCGAAAAACCCCGCCGAACGCTTCAACAGCTGCCGCGAATTCACCGACGCCGCCGCGAATTCCCTACTCCCCGGCCACAACCCCATCCACACCAACACCTCCCCCACCTACCCCATCCAGGTTCCCGACACCCGAGCACCCCGCACCGACCCTCGAATCACCACCTCCGCCCCCCACCACACCGACTTCTCCACCCTCACCCCACCCCCGAACCCCCGCAAGAAGTGGCTACTCGGTGCGGGCGGCGCGGCAGTAGCGGTCGCGCTGGCGGCGGGAATCGGCATCTGGGCCACGCAAAGTGGGGGCGGGACTACGCCGACCACCTCGACCACCGCCACCGCCGCAGCCCCGATCACCTCGGTCGAGCAGGCCAGGGCGGCCAACCCGGGGTTCGAAGGGAAGACGGTGACGATGGTGGACGTGACGAGCAACCGAGACTTCGGGATCTACCTCGGCGGATCGTCGCAGACGAAGTTCTTGGAGGGCCTGGGCTTCGTGTACAACCTGGGCTACATCGGCAACGGTGACGAGCCTTCACCCCGTCCGGCCCCGGCCAATTATCCGCGGCTGAACGCGCCCGCGGACAGCTACATATTGACCGTACGCAGTGACGACAAAGCTGGTGGTGGGGGCCTCATCGGCCTGCCGTATGAAATCTCCGGATCGAAGGCCACCGTGGTGCCGATCGACGAGCCCGCAGTGGTTTCAGCCATCCGGAATTGGACTCCGAACTCGGAGAAGACATTGCTGGACAAGCTGCTCCCGGTGCTCCAGAACCGGATCAAGTAG
- a CDS encoding type VII secretion-associated protein: MPTVELVLTDTRLWARSEATHWNGPPSIVPASDNASFVVGEALRPQYPAVSVVRLAEADRIAFPSLPTAADAFAVVFGAVLTNLRLPGPCDRLTVVAPSEWGRRRRAAVEAAAGRLVADVAVEPLALRAASLGASNAQHQRIAVLELNPLSTTATLVGRSGPDTWIDACEHEPTVGLADPPEAIGAVVARLLAGQTPNYLVAVGIADAAQLEALRAAIAGQCGFPVDVRPVAGADLIQSASHPPAHPGQPIAAHRPSFAAPLPDRDAPLRAHANAAQPPRSRRTVLVAAAAVVVVAIAIAVGVAVLAGTRSSNDPAPAAARTSTAPSPPVTAAVPPSGRPTPQTFGRVQAQVPEGWRVATRTDTRLDLNPGDGARQRMTITQKALTPGSTVEDVSRTLEAQIQRRPPGTVSDLRRDPVFGGRPSLSYEEYPPDGTTVRWHVLVDAGLQVSVGCQYPSDGWQSIAGTCEQFLRDVRLTPQ; encoded by the coding sequence ATGCCCACCGTCGAACTCGTACTGACCGATACCCGGCTGTGGGCGCGCAGCGAGGCCACCCATTGGAACGGCCCGCCGTCGATCGTGCCCGCCAGTGACAACGCCAGTTTCGTTGTGGGAGAAGCGCTGCGGCCGCAGTATCCGGCGGTGTCGGTGGTCCGGTTGGCCGAGGCGGACCGGATCGCCTTCCCCAGCCTGCCCACCGCGGCCGACGCGTTCGCGGTGGTGTTCGGCGCGGTGCTGACCAATCTGCGCCTGCCCGGCCCGTGCGACCGGCTCACCGTGGTCGCGCCCTCGGAGTGGGGGCGGCGGCGCCGGGCCGCGGTGGAGGCGGCCGCCGGCCGCTTGGTCGCCGACGTGGCGGTGGAGCCGCTGGCCTTGCGCGCCGCGTCGCTCGGCGCGAGCAACGCACAGCATCAGCGCATCGCGGTGCTGGAGCTGAATCCGCTGTCCACCACGGCAACCCTGGTCGGCCGGTCCGGCCCGGACACCTGGATCGATGCCTGCGAGCACGAACCGACCGTCGGCCTGGCCGACCCGCCCGAGGCGATCGGCGCGGTCGTCGCCCGGCTGCTCGCCGGACAGACCCCGAATTACCTTGTGGCCGTTGGCATCGCGGACGCCGCACAGCTGGAGGCATTGCGCGCGGCCATCGCCGGGCAGTGCGGTTTCCCGGTCGATGTGCGACCGGTCGCGGGCGCCGACCTGATCCAGAGTGCATCGCATCCCCCGGCGCACCCCGGACAGCCGATCGCGGCCCACCGCCCGAGTTTCGCAGCCCCGCTGCCGGACCGGGACGCGCCACTGCGAGCGCACGCCAACGCCGCGCAGCCGCCCCGCTCCCGGCGCACCGTGCTGGTGGCCGCGGCGGCTGTCGTGGTGGTCGCGATCGCCATCGCGGTGGGCGTGGCGGTCCTGGCGGGGACACGGTCATCGAATGATCCGGCACCGGCAGCCGCGCGGACCAGCACCGCGCCGTCGCCTCCGGTCACCGCAGCCGTGCCGCCCAGCGGCCGACCCACCCCGCAGACCTTCGGGCGGGTGCAGGCGCAGGTCCCCGAGGGTTGGCGGGTAGCCACCCGCACCGACACCCGGCTGGATCTGAATCCGGGCGACGGTGCGCGGCAACGGATGACGATCACCCAGAAGGCGCTGACACCCGGCTCCACCGTCGAGGACGTCTCGCGCACCCTGGAGGCCCAGATCCAGCGCCGCCCTCCGGGGACGGTCAGCGACCTGCGACGCGACCCCGTTTTCGGTGGGCGGCCCAGCCTGTCCTACGAGGAGTACCCACCCGACGGCACCACCGTCCGCTGGCATGTGCTCGTCGACGCCGGACTACAGGTCAGCGTCGGCTGCCAATACCCTTCGGACGGTTGGCAGTCCATCGCCGGCACCTGCGAGCAGTTCTTGCGCGACGTCCGGCTCACGCCGCAGTAG
- a CDS encoding DUF7373 family lipoprotein, which produces MTASNTMSRLSRTGVRLLASALVTAGLVATLSGCNATLAGTALPGEVDIRKLDVGSYPIEPVDIYEDYRPAFFQMDDVAAMRLADYVATAEDVDPRMTFGSDAQSFTSGAMDSLVGRPDVAEAIAKRNKMMYGFKSEGADRSTFILDSGWPTVSRGTPDASTANLLVMQFPDGESAQRAADEFYAADFDANKEGNQPLTLAKYPKAHAHWRPGVATARSFVAQGPYVVGVVVTVPKPDPAALTALTEKAFDTQLPLLDQVKPVSDEEALHLPWDQDHILSRTLNPDEVYKPGIGAYPGIYGRRGVLHHMSDRAQARKTFEAIGADRFAMTDAALLARAKDAASAKKAVTEPLVISGMTRKADPPPNVPDSACVENRTGSGNSAQSRVKRFTCIVAYRQYVSFLNAAQLLDAQQRAAAQYALLANSQWQP; this is translated from the coding sequence ATGACCGCCTCGAACACGATGTCCAGACTGAGCCGCACCGGCGTCCGGCTGCTCGCGAGCGCCCTGGTCACCGCCGGCCTGGTGGCGACGCTGAGCGGCTGCAACGCCACTCTCGCCGGGACCGCGCTGCCCGGCGAGGTCGACATCCGCAAGCTCGACGTCGGCTCCTATCCGATCGAACCGGTCGATATCTACGAGGACTACCGGCCCGCGTTCTTCCAGATGGACGACGTCGCCGCGATGCGCCTGGCCGACTACGTCGCCACCGCGGAGGACGTCGATCCGCGGATGACCTTCGGTAGTGACGCCCAGAGTTTCACCAGCGGCGCGATGGATTCGCTGGTGGGGCGCCCGGACGTCGCCGAGGCGATCGCGAAGCGCAACAAGATGATGTACGGCTTCAAGTCCGAAGGCGCCGACCGCAGCACCTTCATCCTCGACTCGGGCTGGCCGACGGTCTCCCGCGGCACCCCGGACGCGTCCACGGCCAATCTGCTGGTCATGCAGTTTCCCGACGGCGAGTCCGCGCAACGCGCCGCCGACGAGTTCTACGCCGCCGACTTCGACGCCAACAAGGAGGGCAACCAGCCGCTGACCCTCGCGAAATATCCGAAGGCACACGCGCATTGGCGACCGGGTGTGGCGACCGCGCGGTCGTTCGTCGCCCAGGGCCCGTACGTGGTGGGCGTCGTGGTCACCGTTCCCAAACCGGATCCGGCCGCGCTGACCGCGCTGACGGAGAAGGCGTTCGATACCCAGCTGCCGCTGCTGGACCAGGTGAAACCGGTGTCGGACGAAGAGGCGCTGCATCTTCCGTGGGACCAGGACCACATCCTGAGCCGGACGCTGAATCCGGACGAGGTATACAAGCCCGGAATCGGCGCCTACCCCGGCATCTACGGCCGCCGCGGCGTGCTGCACCACATGTCCGACCGCGCGCAGGCCCGCAAGACCTTCGAGGCGATCGGCGCCGACCGGTTCGCCATGACCGACGCGGCCCTGCTGGCGCGAGCCAAGGACGCCGCGTCGGCGAAGAAGGCCGTGACCGAGCCACTCGTCATCAGCGGCATGACGCGCAAGGCCGACCCGCCCCCGAACGTCCCCGACTCCGCCTGCGTGGAGAACCGGACCGGCAGCGGCAACTCGGCGCAGAGCAGGGTGAAACGCTTCACCTGCATCGTCGCCTACCGCCAGTACGTGAGCTTTCTGAACGCCGCCCAACTGCTCGACGCCCAGCAGCGCGCGGCCGCCCAATACGCGCTGCTCGCCAACAGCCAGTGGCAGCCGTGA
- a CDS encoding FHA domain-containing protein has product MDRQVEVVTGSHVVVRIAGAVLLVAHREPGRVRADSPAMLAAEALAQLVSEASEQAPGGPGRLVAREATRWLIRDAEQISPDRPFDLGILSQADTGGLAIFLHGAVTAVLAGAGGIERYRGVDAAFTVDRVAAPPDRAAALFIDDDGGPVPELPERGIGALVEGVAQADGAIVWFENERTRARDRVRPDAGAHRRAEGPPPTSPMAAESRPAPETVPEVEAREPVSGEGDLAARLAETQLGRPAPDPRAAATPPHGAAAEPPVPPALSDPELERRLEATTRATSLTVRVVGFKCARAHPSDPRSAFCTVCGMPVDQTQPPSDVVRPPLGMLVLDDGTTFLLASDAVIGRDPENSDAARRGLMPMKIDDVSGGMSRAHAEIRLVNWDVMVVDRGSTNGTRARLPGYHDWIRLTPNQPMALTHGAEIMLGNRVLRLEPAAPPPFG; this is encoded by the coding sequence ATGGATCGGCAGGTCGAGGTTGTCACCGGCAGCCACGTGGTGGTCCGGATCGCCGGTGCGGTGCTGCTCGTCGCGCATCGCGAGCCGGGGCGGGTGCGCGCCGATTCGCCGGCGATGCTGGCGGCCGAGGCACTGGCGCAGCTGGTTTCGGAGGCGTCCGAGCAGGCGCCGGGCGGGCCGGGTCGGCTGGTGGCGCGGGAGGCGACGCGCTGGCTGATCCGCGACGCCGAGCAGATCAGTCCGGACCGGCCGTTCGATCTGGGCATTCTGTCGCAGGCGGATACGGGCGGGCTGGCGATCTTCCTGCACGGGGCGGTGACCGCGGTGCTCGCGGGCGCGGGCGGGATCGAGCGGTATCGCGGCGTGGACGCGGCCTTCACGGTGGACCGGGTGGCCGCGCCGCCGGACCGGGCGGCGGCGCTGTTCATCGATGACGACGGCGGGCCGGTACCCGAGCTTCCGGAGCGTGGCATCGGCGCCCTGGTGGAAGGCGTCGCTCAGGCCGACGGCGCGATCGTGTGGTTCGAGAACGAGCGGACGCGGGCGCGGGATCGGGTGCGGCCCGACGCCGGGGCGCACCGGCGAGCGGAGGGGCCGCCGCCCACCTCGCCTATGGCCGCCGAGTCGCGGCCCGCGCCCGAGACGGTTCCGGAAGTCGAAGCGCGGGAACCAGTTTCGGGCGAGGGTGACCTGGCGGCGCGGCTCGCCGAGACGCAGCTCGGTCGCCCGGCGCCGGATCCGCGGGCGGCCGCGACGCCGCCGCACGGCGCGGCCGCCGAGCCGCCCGTGCCCCCGGCGCTGTCGGACCCGGAGCTGGAACGGCGCCTGGAGGCGACCACGCGGGCCACCTCGCTGACGGTGCGGGTGGTCGGATTCAAGTGTGCGCGAGCGCATCCCAGCGATCCGCGGTCGGCGTTCTGCACGGTGTGCGGCATGCCGGTGGATCAGACCCAGCCGCCGTCGGACGTGGTGCGGCCGCCGCTGGGCATGCTGGTGCTCGACGACGGCACGACCTTCCTGCTCGCCTCGGACGCGGTGATCGGGCGCGACCCGGAGAACTCCGACGCCGCCCGCCGCGGACTGATGCCGATGAAGATCGATGACGTCTCCGGCGGCATGTCCCGCGCGCATGCCGAGATCCGCCTGGTGAACTGGGATGTCATGGTCGTGGACCGCGGCTCCACCAACGGCACCCGCGCCCGCCTCCCCGGCTACCACGACTGGATCCGCCTCACCCCCAACCAGCCCATGGCCCTGACCCACGGCGCCGAAATCATGCTCGGCAACCGAGTCCTCCGCCTGGAGCCCGCCGCCCCACCCCCGTTCGGCTAG